The bacterium genome has a segment encoding these proteins:
- a CDS encoding HEAT repeat domain-containing protein, which translates to MRREKANNYHKEASYLLGISGSLVSAGCGKEASVWEAALMDMASGDGTRWQKGVKTFLGAGSEVREFLVSVLGKDERAVVRRQASYLLWQCGAQEAGKEVLTHMKGETDPATLINCMTCLKAWRTPGAGPVILKYLNHTDLEVSVNAAWCLGAFPKVSHLKERLSEIATAPGVNPRVKRGAIHSLGMISSGAKPQPRETTAKTSIGINVRPR; encoded by the coding sequence ATGAGACGAGAAAAGGCCAACAATTACCACAAGGAAGCCTCGTATCTTCTCGGTATTTCGGGGTCTTTGGTTAGCGCCGGATGTGGAAAAGAGGCCTCTGTCTGGGAGGCGGCCCTTATGGATATGGCCTCAGGTGATGGCACTCGCTGGCAGAAGGGGGTGAAGACCTTTCTGGGCGCCGGATCAGAGGTGAGGGAATTCCTGGTGAGTGTATTAGGTAAAGATGAACGGGCCGTGGTTCGGCGCCAGGCGTCTTATCTTCTCTGGCAATGTGGGGCCCAAGAAGCAGGCAAGGAAGTGCTCACCCATATGAAAGGGGAAACAGACCCGGCTACACTTATTAACTGCATGACCTGTTTGAAGGCCTGGCGGACACCAGGGGCAGGCCCTGTGATCTTGAAATATCTTAATCATACAGACCTCGAGGTATCTGTCAACGCCGCTTGGTGTCTGGGCGCTTTCCCGAAGGTATCGCACCTGAAGGAACGTCTTTCTGAGATAGCCACGGCGCCGGGTGTGAACCCCCGGGTGAAGCGTGGGGCCATTCATTCGCTCGGGATGATATCTTCCGGAGCTAAGCCTCAGCCAAGGGAAACTACGGCGAAGACGAGTATAGGCATAAACGTCCGGCCGCGATAA
- a CDS encoding PKD domain-containing protein yields the protein MRNASLIQDGYNLGVFFPHPDNSLNIVDISTPTRGFYPVEPDIQVSLEGGPQFITLFSPEKGDTLNVEKIGGPNAPGVICTGSNGDYDIIGLRYTSGEFEYGSVTTDAAVFVFESSSDFGFISYLNGASFTLNNIGYEVEAVYHNDSLLAEGVDWTDSEGVINITPPAQSGTIKIVFGESPVAIINGPYSGFEGDSITLDGSASYDPDTAGAIISYEWDLDGDGAYDDASESRPVYIWNDDFTGLVYLRVTSLNGGQGVARGEVTILNRPLTAEAGGPYSGRVGEIISLAGTVFDPDDDILSYSWDLDGDGLYDDSTVLNPSFTRSLPGTYLVSLKVRENEGGQATDTATVEVLPPPGAPISLIFPVSLTAGNQFEVDIEVGDEADSVSDLLGISFCLYYPAQHLHLISADTQGILGSDLLSVLEPESQGKIRIGLSRKNLNGGFDGYGRLMSLKFRISEQAGGETLTLYLDEITAKDSGDQPIEHYSFPARMTVTDLPVWPGDLNNDGSVNEIDILPIASYWLLTGPSRPNASSNWAGQPSPVWVPVEATYADANGDGAVDEREVIVIGVNWGLSRSPGQGAAALNPGWTSDFSALDAYQTIFRFIRDIPESEAITRIRALLVSLIEEAIPSATKLLQNYPNPVNPETWIPFTLSKEERVVIHIYDLSGRLIRTMDVGITLPGEYTRPGKAAYWDGKDMAGMEVASGVYFYELKTGGFVAIRKMVVLR from the coding sequence TTTATTACTCTCTTTTCCCCCGAGAAGGGAGATACTCTTAATGTAGAGAAGATAGGCGGTCCCAATGCCCCTGGAGTCATCTGCACCGGAAGCAATGGGGACTATGATATAATCGGTCTGAGGTATACTTCAGGTGAATTTGAATACGGTTCTGTGACTACGGATGCGGCGGTCTTTGTTTTTGAAAGCTCTTCTGATTTTGGTTTTATTTCTTACCTTAACGGGGCCTCTTTCACCTTAAATAACATAGGATATGAGGTGGAAGCAGTTTACCATAATGATAGCTTGCTAGCCGAGGGGGTGGATTGGACCGATTCAGAGGGGGTAATTAATATCACCCCACCGGCTCAGAGCGGAACAATAAAGATCGTATTTGGTGAGTCTCCGGTAGCCATAATTAATGGCCCTTACTCTGGGTTTGAAGGAGACTCCATCACCTTAGATGGGTCGGCTTCTTATGATCCTGATACCGCCGGAGCCATTATCTCCTATGAATGGGATCTGGATGGTGACGGAGCTTACGATGATGCCTCCGAGTCTAGGCCTGTCTATATCTGGAATGATGATTTTACCGGTCTTGTCTATCTAAGAGTCACTAGTCTTAACGGAGGACAGGGTGTGGCCAGGGGTGAAGTAACCATCCTTAATAGGCCGCTTACGGCTGAGGCTGGCGGGCCTTATTCTGGGAGGGTGGGGGAAATAATTAGTTTAGCCGGAACGGTCTTTGATCCAGACGACGATATATTGAGTTATAGCTGGGACTTAGATGGCGATGGCCTCTACGATGATTCTACGGTATTGAACCCTTCTTTTACTCGGAGTCTGCCCGGGACATATTTGGTTAGCCTCAAGGTAAGGGAGAACGAGGGCGGTCAGGCCACCGATACGGCCACGGTGGAGGTGCTGCCACCACCTGGAGCGCCTATAAGTCTGATCTTTCCAGTTAGTTTGACGGCCGGCAACCAGTTCGAAGTCGATATTGAGGTGGGAGATGAAGCCGATTCTGTCTCGGATTTATTAGGGATTTCCTTTTGTCTTTACTACCCCGCCCAACACCTCCACCTGATTTCAGCCGATACCCAGGGAATCCTGGGGTCTGATTTGCTTTCGGTGTTGGAACCGGAAAGTCAGGGTAAGATCCGCATTGGTCTATCTCGAAAAAATCTTAATGGTGGATTTGATGGATATGGCCGCTTGATGTCATTAAAATTCAGGATCTCAGAACAGGCAGGGGGAGAGACCCTTACCCTTTATTTGGATGAAATAACCGCTAAAGATTCCGGAGATCAGCCTATCGAGCACTATTCTTTCCCGGCCCGAATGACGGTGACTGATCTCCCTGTTTGGCCTGGTGATCTGAATAACGATGGGAGCGTTAATGAAATCGATATCTTACCCATTGCTTCTTACTGGCTTCTCACGGGACCATCCAGACCCAATGCCTCCTCTAACTGGGCGGGTCAGCCTTCTCCTGTCTGGGTGCCGGTAGAAGCCACTTATGCTGATGCCAATGGGGACGGGGCCGTCGATGAAAGAGAAGTTATTGTGATTGGTGTTAATTGGGGGTTAAGCCGGTCGCCGGGGCAAGGGGCGGCCGCTCTAAATCCTGGATGGACCTCTGACTTCTCAGCCTTAGATGCTTATCAAACTATCTTCCGGTTTATCCGGGACATCCCTGAAAGCGAAGCCATTACCCGAATAAGGGCCTTGTTAGTCAGCCTGATAGAAGAAGCTATCCCCTCGGCCACCAAACTTCTTCAGAACTATCCCAATCCGGTTAATCCTGAAACCTGGATTCCCTTCACCCTAAGTAAAGAGGAGAGGGTAGTTATTCACATTTATGATCTATCTGGAAGGCTGATCCGGACTATGGACGTGGGGATAACTCTGCCCGGAGAATACACCAGGCCAGGAAAGGCTGCTTACTGGGATGGAAAAGATATGGCGGGGATGGAAGTGGCCTCCGGCGTCTATTTTTACGAACTCAAGACAGGGGGGTTTGTGGCGATTCGAAAAATGGTAGTTTTAAGATAA